DNA from Plasmodium falciparum 3D7 genome assembly, chromosome: 8:
ggtaagtttttttttttttttttttttcttctttttctttttctcctATATACTATAAATCTaagattatattatatatattgtatatattgtatatattgtacatattgtattttttttttttttttttttttttagctcAATAAGGATAAAAAGTAAGGTTCCAGGGAATTACATTTtagtttattttaattaatttttttgctGTTTTGAAAAATGAGTATATttaacaaaaagaaaaaagtttATACAAAAACTTAATAGGACATAccttcaaaatatatactttatgtttttttgttttttctttttttttttcttttgtataaagttttatgtaaatatactattactattaatataacaaatgcattattttattaatccaaagaaaaatagaaaaaaaaaaaaatatatatatatattaataattaaaccaagtaatatataaatatgtagacaataagaatatatatatatatatatatatatatattattcacatgtctataaatatgttactatttttatatatcataaaacataccctttttattttaatcatactatttgttatatatatatatatatatatatatatatatatatataataaacgaTATAActtaatatttatgtttacaCCTTAAATTATGtttcaaattataaaatcaaaaaaaataaaaataagttgaaagaatcatttttttttttattcgtattcaaaatatatatgttttggTTTGTCTCTATCTATGTAAATGACcctacaaaaagaaaaaaaattgtaagcCAATAAAAGCTATACCAATTTCAATAgcccttatatatattccccAAATATATTGCATTTGcctgtatataaaaaaagaaaaaaagaaacctaaatataaacatatatatatatatatatataatatatgatgtaTGTGTACCTTTTTAGAAATGATagtatataacataaataatatatattcatatagcTTATATGATTTTAGAAAATCAAACAATAGGTGAAAGAactaataaaataagaatattatatatagccAAAGGTGGTTATGGATAgattatattatactatCAATTCAATGTATCCTTTATTTCCActaatacatttttaaaaattgttttaatagattaatttttttttttttttcctttttcatttttcttaaacaaaaagaaaaaaaaaaaaaaaaaaaaaaagttgcagaataaaattacaattatataaaaaaaaaaaaaaaaaaaaaatttttttttcaacagatacatatatatatatttacatttaacatttctttttcataatataaaaaaaaaaaggaaaaaaaaaaaaaaaaaaaaaaccttaataaaatatatatctacataaatatatatatatatatatatatatatatatatatatatatattatataatttcaactttgtagataaaaaaaaaaaaaaaaaaaaagaacacgcatatatatttattcatatatatgttgaatgtattatatttattcttgaTTTTTCTTTCTATATTCTTCTATTTCTTTTGAATATCGTACTTTGTCTAATTGTGCTTTCTTTTCATATGGTGCTTTTTGAGCTGGGCTTAATTGTCCCCAAGCTTCACCTATCAATTTACCAACTTGTGCAACATCTTTTGCTAATTCtggtttttcttttattatttctagtCTCTTATCCTTAACATAAAACATATAGGCAGACAAAGCTCTCTTTGGAGCTAATGggtcttttttcttttttttgttttgtttttttaatactttCTTTTGAGATTTTGAAgccattttatatattttatctgttaggggaaaaagaaaaaaaaaaaaaaaaaaaaaaaaaatttatgaacTGGTCATAATATTCTGAACaatgcatatataaatataatgatacataaaaatatttattaaaagaagaaataataagtaataaaatgtataaagacagcaacaatataatatatatataaatatatatttatatatattatataatattccatatattacaaatatatagaGAAAAAACATTATACAACTTTCTAAACACTTTAATTTATTCTTTagtgtttattttttattatccatTAATAGTAACTATTAATGGTTAAAATGTCATttgatgtatatattttaaaaaaaatgaaaacatacatataaaataaacatataatatattcataaacaTGATTTAATATAAGTCGAATCACCGCACAACCAATACCaaaatattaagaaatacatatacacatatacttcttacactttttttttacacaacaaaatatatatgaaattaaaacacaagaatattacaaatataataaatacaacCATATGTAACATAAGgatacaaataaatttatatgcaACAAACAGGTCTGGATAAATCAAATcataaatatacacatataaccaaataaaaaaaaaaaggataatatataatatatgtacaaaaatataagtacacatatatgttcatttatatatatatatatatatatatatatataatatcaattcatattatgttaattattattaaattacctttatatatatgaagtaTCCAAAGAAAGATcttgaatatttaaaattattattatataagataaaataatatttttaagttttatttatatttaaataaaaatacttaaacatatatatagtaacACATATAACTACacaaatgtatatgtataatatatatatatatatatatatatacatatatatttatgataaaaaaaaatatatatacatatatttttctttatagaaaattgtttaaattttaaataaataagaaaaacaaaaaattataacattaagaaaatattaatattaaaaaaagaaaaaaaaaaaaatttttttttttggtacaaacgaatgaatataatatatatatattatatatatatataatattattatataatattttgtatattatatataatatatattatatattattatatataatatattatatatattatttatatataaaaatatgtattataataaatatatattatatattatataatatattttgtatatttttttttttcatatatatatatatatatttgtatatataaaat
Protein-coding regions in this window:
- a CDS encoding high mobility group protein B2: MASKSQKKVLKKQNKKKKKDPLAPKRALSAYMFYVKDKRLEIIKEKPELAKDVAQVGKLIGEAWGQLSPAQKAPYEKKAQLDKVRYSKEIEEYRKKNQE